In Equus przewalskii isolate Varuska chromosome 6, EquPr2, whole genome shotgun sequence, one DNA window encodes the following:
- the OR6X1 gene encoding olfactory receptor 6X1, with protein MRNGTAITEFILLGFPGIQGLQIPLFIVIFFIYILTLAGNGLIIAIVWAEPSLQIPMYFFLCNLSFLEIWYTTTVIPKLLETFVVARTAICTPCCLLQVFFHFFLGTTEFFILTVMSFDRYLAICKPLRYSTIMTSNLCLQLALSSWMVGFSIVFCQMLLLIQLPFCGDNIINHFYCDVGPILKAACADTRILELLGLIVTILVIPGSLMFTMISYIYILSTILQIPSATGRQKALSTCASHLTVVSLLYGAVLFMYLRPTAHSSFKINKVVSVLNTILTPLLNPFIYTIRNKEVKRALRKAMACPNTRHPE; from the coding sequence ATGAGAAATGGCACGGCAATCACAGAGTTCATCCTCCTAGGCTTTCCTGGTATCCAAGGACTACAAATCCCTCTCTTTATAGTCATCTTTTTCATCTACATATTAACTCTTGCAGGCAATGGGCTTATTATTGCCATTGTCTGGGCTGAGCCCAGCCTACAAATTCCAATGTACTTCTTTCTTTGCAACTTGTCCTTCCTAGAGATCTGGTACACCACTACTGTCATCCCCAAACTGCTGGAAACTTTTGTGGTGGCGAGAACAGCTATCTGCACCCCCTGCTGCCTGCTGCAggtcttctttcacttcttcttGGGCACCACTGAGTTCTTCATCCTCACTGTCATGTCTTTTGACCGTTAcctggccatctgcaagcccctTCGCTACTCCACCATCATGACCAGCAATCTCTGCCTGCAGCTGGCCCTCAGCTCCTGGATGGTGGGCTTCAGCATTGTCTTTTGTCAGATGCTGCTGCTCATCCAGCTGCCGTTCTGTGGCGACAATATCATCAATCATTTCTACTGTGATGTTGGTCCCATTTTGAAAGCAGCCTGTGCAGACACAAGAATTTTGGAGCTCTTGGGTCTCATAGTAACCATCCTGGTGATCCCAGGGTCACTCATGTTTACTATGATTTCTTATATCTATATCCTGTCCACCATCCTACAGATTCCTTCAGCCACTGGCCGGCAGAAGGCGTTGTCTACCTGCGCCTCTCACCTGACAGTTGTCTCCCTGCTCTATGGAGCTGTTTTGTTCATGTACCTGAGACCCACAGCGCACTCCTCCTTTAAGATTAATAAGGTGGTATCAGTGCTAAATACTATCCTCACACCCCTTCTGAATCCCTTTATTTATACAATTAGAAACAAGGAGGTGAAGAGAGCCCTAAGGAAGGCAATGGCTTGTCCAAACACTCGTCATCCAGAGTAA